The window TCGTATCGATGAAGCTAGTATTATAATTTCCTGTCAGGAAATTTTTATGCTTTACTACATTTTCAAGAAACGGGATATTGGTCTTAATGCCACGAATCCTGAATTCCTGCAAGTTTCGATCCATTTTCGAAGCCGCTTCACGGAACGTCATACCCCATGTAGATACTTTAACGAGCAGAGAATCATAGTAAGGAGTTATGATTGCACCTTGGAATCCATTCCCTGCATCAAGACGAACACCAAATCCTCCTCCTGAACGATAAACCATCAATTTACCTGTATCAGGCATAAAGTCATTCAGCGGATCTTCTGTTGTCACACGTGATTGGATTGCAAATCCGAATAATGGAATCTTATCTTGTTTTGGAATACCCGTTTCACCATCATGAAGGTTTTTTCCATCCGCAATATGAATTTGTGCGTGGACAATATCGATTCCTGTCACCATTTCAGTGATTGTATGCTCTACTTGAATGCGCGGATTTACTTCAATGAAATAAAATCGACCATCGGATACGAGAAATTCTACGGTTCCAGCATTTTTATAATTTACATTTTTCATCACTTTTACTGCCGCATCGCAAATTTCTTCCCTCAATCCATCTTCAAGAGAAATGGAAGGTGCAATTTCAACGACTTTCTGATGACGGCGCTGAATCGAACAATCACGCTCGAAAAGATGAATAACATTGCCGTATGTATCTCCAAGGATTTGTACCTCGATATGTTTTGGCTTATCAATGTATTTCTCAACATACACTTCATCGGAACCGAATGCAGATTTCGCTTCTGACCTCGCACGTTCAAAAGCTTCAGTTACTTCGTCTGCAGAATTGACGATTCGCATTCCGCGCCCGCCGCCACCAAGAGATGCTTTGATGATGATGGGATAGCCATTCGATTCGCCAAATGTTTCGACTTCTCTGACCGTAGAAACTGGACCATCACTGCCTGGTATGACAGGAATTCCAGCATTTATAGCCTGTTCACGCGCTTTAACTTTATCTCCAAACATATCAAGCTGTTTTGAACTTGGTCCAATAAAAATAATACCTTCTTCTTCTAAACGCCTTGCAAATTCCGTGTTTTCAGCTAGAAATCCATAACCAGGATGGATGGCATTCGCTCCGGAGTCTTTCGCGATCGCGATGATACCCTCAATATCTAGATAAGCATCGATTGGTTTCTTTCCTTCTCCGACGAGGTAAGACTCGTCCGCCTTGTAACGATGAAATGACCCACTGTCTTCAGTTGAATAAATACCTACCGTTGGAATATTCAATTCGGTACAAGCACGAAAAACTCGTATTGCTATTTCTCCACGGTTGGCTACGAGGATTTTCTTAATCTGTTCCATCACAAGGCACTTCCTTTTCTATTTGTTTTTTTCATATTTTACGAACATTGAGACATTCGTTAATATTCCTAAAGACAAAGATAACAGAATAATTGATGTTCCGCCATAGCTAATGAATGGCAGGGTCACCCCTGTAAGCGGTAGCAATCCCATCAGACCGCCCAAATTCACGAATGTTTGAATTCCTATCATGCTTCCAATTCCAGCTGCAAGCATCCGTGCGTGAGGATCTTTTGCTTGAAGGGATATTAATAAAGCTCTTAATACAATAAAGCCAAGACCTCCAATAACGACGATGGCACCGAGTAGACCTAATTCTTCAGAAATAACCGCCATAATCACATCCGTTTGCGGTTCAGGTAAGTAACCTCTTTTCTGAATGGAATTGCCAAGCCCTCTCCCTTGCAAACCTCCAGAACCGATAGCAATATAGCCGTTCGCGATCTGATAACCAGACCCTTGGATATAATCGAATGGATTCAGGAATGATAATATACGGCCTGCCCTACCTTCATTCATGATCGTTTCCCATTTGAAATAAAGGACAAGCGCTGCAAAGACAAGGCCCACCGAAATGATTCCGCTAATTTTCATAAAGGTCCTTTTTTTAATACCACTTGCCGCCAAGACAGAAAGTGCAGTTACGATGATAATAAACGAACTCCCGATGTCTGTCTCTAGCATGATAGAACCGACCGCTAATACTAAAATGACAACAGGCGGTAATATTGATTGGTTAATATTGTCGATTGTACCAGACTCGTATTTTTTTGCAAAAATCCCTGAAAAATAGACAATTAGGATTAACTTCGCAACTTCCGAGGGTTGCAGATTACCAATAGGTGTTTTTAACCAACTTGTCGCTCCGACATGTTCACCCGAACCAACGAAATGAACAAGAAACAATAGAAAAAGCATCCCTATTACAGCAAAAACCATTAAATTTTTCCGTTTATAATTTTTGTACGGAAAAAAAGCCGCCACAAAGAAAGCCGGAATAGCAAGTTTCAAATTTAACAACTGTTTTTGCAAATAATAATCAGCCGGATAATCATATCGCCCTACCGCAACAACCATACTTGAGCTGTAAATCATAACAAGCCCGAAAAAACAAAGCAGCAGATAGACAAAAAATAACGGAAAATCAAAATAGCGAAATAGCTTTTTAGCATATGT of the Sporosarcina sp. FSL K6-1508 genome contains:
- a CDS encoding FtsW/RodA/SpoVE family cell cycle protein, which encodes MKTYAKKLFRYFDFPLFFVYLLLCFFGLVMIYSSSMVVAVGRYDYPADYYLQKQLLNLKLAIPAFFVAAFFPYKNYKRKNLMVFAVIGMLFLLFLVHFVGSGEHVGATSWLKTPIGNLQPSEVAKLILIVYFSGIFAKKYESGTIDNINQSILPPVVILVLAVGSIMLETDIGSSFIIIVTALSVLAASGIKKRTFMKISGIISVGLVFAALVLYFKWETIMNEGRAGRILSFLNPFDYIQGSGYQIANGYIAIGSGGLQGRGLGNSIQKRGYLPEPQTDVIMAVISEELGLLGAIVVIGGLGFIVLRALLISLQAKDPHARMLAAGIGSMIGIQTFVNLGGLMGLLPLTGVTLPFISYGGTSIILLSLSLGILTNVSMFVKYEKNK